The following coding sequences are from one Brienomyrus brachyistius isolate T26 chromosome 2, BBRACH_0.4, whole genome shotgun sequence window:
- the sh2d3cb gene encoding SH2 domain containing 3Cb isoform X1, with product MSKRRLGFKWFGSLSNLAHSLSLDNRSSKTAAKHDGSQGLNLLAKRCSDDTEVRPLGPSHVHSSEACSHLATLPRHSRKQKKSKDSKKSASGAVLETRKGDYVADSPLLSVLSLQGVPSVDEASFPDTAVKPHPVGTSALQDEIKQSSGIPQDEAASPSRQCPLSPEAQKMPPLAEKLEDHSRPSTMTTSTHRTSSALPEQSESRLGEIQESQPLTSHLPMDIRGEYVKFSKERYLLDSPPEKLRKELEEELKRSSDDMSSHGWYHGLMPREVSETLVLRNGDFLIRDSLTSMGDYVLTSRWSHKVLHFVIGKVLVESGTFRPRVQYQLGRESFDSVAALVHFYVGSQKPLSLESGAHIYCPINRTLPLRILEAAFTMTNSKQDPASPLSSLRRTFIQKQGVTLEDRPRTLLTMPHRLSSSMDQIQMIQSPLSPLGECVPSTAYNTISHHRSPSGSKLFNASTQLLDSNCFSEHRLSPKTLLSPYSSLKISKPHPSKAPVLSSEGYEGGYEGLGHSRGIFSVPLVEKESSFKPGQYRSLLMPAENKPLEAGILKRVKELLTEVDARTAAWHITKADCMVARILNVSEEMQQKMAVSSGLELLTLPHGQQLRLDLWERFHTMSFMMAAELLGCTGSREERAAFLFKVILLASELKSSQGNMFGFATIMRALELRQVKRLEQTWITLRQRHTEGAILYEKKLKPYLKSMNEGNLENCIPSDTTFPHVVPLLSLLERGVAVGEEAELWECTDMGVDVVMSHLETARTMAQHGQLYCSNAQTKLQGFQEQPELLEIFLTEFQMRLLWGSRGVVASQAERYQKFDKVLTALSNKLEPPGGQRVERT from the exons ATGAGCAAACGCAGACTGG GTTTTAAATGGTTTGGAAGTCTATCGAACCTTGCACACAGTCTTTCATTAGACAACAGATCCTCCAAGACTGCTGCAAAGCATGATGGGAGTCAGGGTCTGAACCTGCTGGCGAAGAGGTGCAGCGATGACACAGAAGTGCGGCCCCTCGGTCCCAGCCACGTCCACTCCAGCGAAGCATGCTCACATTTGGCCACTCTACCCCGTCACTCCCGCAAACAGAAGAAAAGCAAAGATTCCAAGAAGTCTGCAAGTGGAGCTGTACTGGAGACGCGGAAGGGTGACTATGTTGCTGACTCGCCCCTGCTGAGTGTGCTGTCTCTCCAGGGTGTGCCATCCGTAGATGAGGCCTCTTTCCCGGATACCGCTGTAAAACCACATCCTGTAGGTACCAGTGCTTTGCAGGACGAGATTAAGCAGAGCTCGGGGATACCACAAGATGAGGCGGCCAGCCCGTCACGGCAGTGTCCTTTGTCCCCTGAGGCTCAGAAGATGCCGCCCTTGGCAGAGAAGCTAGAGGACCACAGCCGACCCAGCACAATGACGACCAGCACGCACAGGACCAGCAGCGCTCTTCCAGAACAGTCTGAAAGTCGGCTGGGTGAAATCCAGGAGTCACAGCCTTTGACCAG CCACCTGCCAATGGACATCAGAGGTGAATATGTTAAG TTCTCCAAGGAGAGGTACCTGCTTGACAGCCCACCTGAGAAGCTTCGGAAGGAGTTAGAGGAGGAACTGAAGCGAAGCAGCGATGATATGAGCAGCCATGGCTGGTACCATGGCCTCATGCCCCGAGAG GTGTCAGAGACGCTGGTCCTGCGAAATGGAGACTTCCTGATACGGGACTCACTCACAAGCATGGGCGACTACGTACTGACCAGCCGCTGGAGCCACAAGGTTCTGCACTTCGTCATTGGCAAAGTTCTGGTGGAGTCCGGCACCTTTCGCCCTCGGGTCCAGTATCAGCTGGGGAGGGAGAGCTTTGACTCGGTAGCTGCCCTCGTCCACTTCTATGTGGGAAGTCAAAAGCCCTTGTCACTGGAGAGCGGTGCACACATCTACTGCCCCATCAACCGGACCCTTCCCCTGCGCATTCTGGAGGCAGCCTTCACCATGACTAACAGCAAGCAAGACCCAGCCAGTCCCTTATCTAGCTTGAGGAGAACGTTTATCCAGAAGCAAGGTGTCACCCTGGAGGACAGGCCCAGGACACTGCTGACCATGCCTCACAG ATTATCCAGCAGTATGGATCAGATCCAGATGATACAGTCTCCACTGTCACCTCTTGGAGAGTGTGTTCCCTCTACAGCCTACAATACCA TCTCCCATCATAGAAGTCCATCTGGCAGTAAGTTGTTCAACGCTTCGACCCAGTTGCTGGACTCGAATTGCTTCAGCGAGCACAGACTCAGCCCAAAGACCCTACTCAGTCCCTACTCCTCCCTAAAGATCTCCAAGCCCCATCCTTCCAAAGCACCTGTCCTATCCAGTGAAGGCTATGAGGGGGGCTATGAGGGGCTGGGGCATAGCAGAGGGATCTTCAGTGTCCCTCTGGTGGAGAAGGAGTCGTCCTTCAAACCCGGACAGTATAGGTCACTGCTGATGCCCGCAGAGAACAAACCCTTGGAGGCAGGCATCCTTAAGCGGGTGAAGGAGCTGCTGACCGAAGTCGATGCCAGGACCGCCGCCTGGCACATCACCAAGGCGGACTGCATG GTTGCTAGGATACTGAACGTTTCTGAGGAGATGCAGCAGAAGATGGCAGTGAGTTCCGGTCTGGAGCTGCTGACTCTCCCACATGGACAACAACTCCGCCTGGACTTGTGGGAAAG ATTCCACACCATGTCATTTATGATGGCAGCTGAACTGCTGGGCTGCACCGGGAGCAGGGAAGAGAGGGCTGCCTTTCTCTTCAAGGTCATCCTGCTGGCCTCCGAGCTCAAGAGCAGCCAGGGCAACATGTTTGGCTTTGCCACAATCATGAGAGCACTGGAGCTACGCCAG GTCAAGAGGTTGGAGCAGACGTGGATCACACTCCGGCAGAGGCACACAGAGGGAGCTATCCTGTACGAAAAGAAACTCAAACCTTATTTGAAGAGCATGAATGAAGGCAATCTAG AAAACTGCATACCCTCTGACACCACCTTCCCTCACGTGGTGCCGCTGCTGTCTCTGCTGGAGAGGGGAGTGGCTGTGGGCGAGGAGGCGGAGCTTTGGGAGTGCACAGACATGGGAGTGGACGTGGTAATGAGTCACTTGGAAACAGCACGTACCATGGCACAACACGGGCAACTCTACTGCAGCAACGCCCAGACCAAACTGCAGG GGTTTCAGGAGCAGCCGGAGCTGCTGGAGATCTTCCTCACGGAGTTCCAGATGCGTTTGCTGTGGGGCAGCCGGGGAGTGGTGGCAAGCCAGGCAGAGCGTTACCAGAAATTTGACAAGGTCCTGACAGCCCTGTCCAACAAGCTGGAGCCCCCTGGTGGGCAAAGGGTAGAAAGAACCTGA
- the sh2d3cb gene encoding SH2 domain containing 3Cb isoform X3, translated as MGLSHLPMDIRGEYVKFSKERYLLDSPPEKLRKELEEELKRSSDDMSSHGWYHGLMPREVSETLVLRNGDFLIRDSLTSMGDYVLTSRWSHKVLHFVIGKVLVESGTFRPRVQYQLGRESFDSVAALVHFYVGSQKPLSLESGAHIYCPINRTLPLRILEAAFTMTNSKQDPASPLSSLRRTFIQKQGVTLEDRPRTLLTMPHRLSSSMDQIQMIQSPLSPLGECVPSTAYNTISHHRSPSGSKLFNASTQLLDSNCFSEHRLSPKTLLSPYSSLKISKPHPSKAPVLSSEGYEGGYEGLGHSRGIFSVPLVEKESSFKPGQYRSLLMPAENKPLEAGILKRVKELLTEVDARTAAWHITKADCMVARILNVSEEMQQKMAVSSGLELLTLPHGQQLRLDLWERFHTMSFMMAAELLGCTGSREERAAFLFKVILLASELKSSQGNMFGFATIMRALELRQVKRLEQTWITLRQRHTEGAILYEKKLKPYLKSMNEGNLENCIPSDTTFPHVVPLLSLLERGVAVGEEAELWECTDMGVDVVMSHLETARTMAQHGQLYCSNAQTKLQGFQEQPELLEIFLTEFQMRLLWGSRGVVASQAERYQKFDKVLTALSNKLEPPGGQRVERT; from the exons ATGGGTTTGAG CCACCTGCCAATGGACATCAGAGGTGAATATGTTAAG TTCTCCAAGGAGAGGTACCTGCTTGACAGCCCACCTGAGAAGCTTCGGAAGGAGTTAGAGGAGGAACTGAAGCGAAGCAGCGATGATATGAGCAGCCATGGCTGGTACCATGGCCTCATGCCCCGAGAG GTGTCAGAGACGCTGGTCCTGCGAAATGGAGACTTCCTGATACGGGACTCACTCACAAGCATGGGCGACTACGTACTGACCAGCCGCTGGAGCCACAAGGTTCTGCACTTCGTCATTGGCAAAGTTCTGGTGGAGTCCGGCACCTTTCGCCCTCGGGTCCAGTATCAGCTGGGGAGGGAGAGCTTTGACTCGGTAGCTGCCCTCGTCCACTTCTATGTGGGAAGTCAAAAGCCCTTGTCACTGGAGAGCGGTGCACACATCTACTGCCCCATCAACCGGACCCTTCCCCTGCGCATTCTGGAGGCAGCCTTCACCATGACTAACAGCAAGCAAGACCCAGCCAGTCCCTTATCTAGCTTGAGGAGAACGTTTATCCAGAAGCAAGGTGTCACCCTGGAGGACAGGCCCAGGACACTGCTGACCATGCCTCACAG ATTATCCAGCAGTATGGATCAGATCCAGATGATACAGTCTCCACTGTCACCTCTTGGAGAGTGTGTTCCCTCTACAGCCTACAATACCA TCTCCCATCATAGAAGTCCATCTGGCAGTAAGTTGTTCAACGCTTCGACCCAGTTGCTGGACTCGAATTGCTTCAGCGAGCACAGACTCAGCCCAAAGACCCTACTCAGTCCCTACTCCTCCCTAAAGATCTCCAAGCCCCATCCTTCCAAAGCACCTGTCCTATCCAGTGAAGGCTATGAGGGGGGCTATGAGGGGCTGGGGCATAGCAGAGGGATCTTCAGTGTCCCTCTGGTGGAGAAGGAGTCGTCCTTCAAACCCGGACAGTATAGGTCACTGCTGATGCCCGCAGAGAACAAACCCTTGGAGGCAGGCATCCTTAAGCGGGTGAAGGAGCTGCTGACCGAAGTCGATGCCAGGACCGCCGCCTGGCACATCACCAAGGCGGACTGCATG GTTGCTAGGATACTGAACGTTTCTGAGGAGATGCAGCAGAAGATGGCAGTGAGTTCCGGTCTGGAGCTGCTGACTCTCCCACATGGACAACAACTCCGCCTGGACTTGTGGGAAAG ATTCCACACCATGTCATTTATGATGGCAGCTGAACTGCTGGGCTGCACCGGGAGCAGGGAAGAGAGGGCTGCCTTTCTCTTCAAGGTCATCCTGCTGGCCTCCGAGCTCAAGAGCAGCCAGGGCAACATGTTTGGCTTTGCCACAATCATGAGAGCACTGGAGCTACGCCAG GTCAAGAGGTTGGAGCAGACGTGGATCACACTCCGGCAGAGGCACACAGAGGGAGCTATCCTGTACGAAAAGAAACTCAAACCTTATTTGAAGAGCATGAATGAAGGCAATCTAG AAAACTGCATACCCTCTGACACCACCTTCCCTCACGTGGTGCCGCTGCTGTCTCTGCTGGAGAGGGGAGTGGCTGTGGGCGAGGAGGCGGAGCTTTGGGAGTGCACAGACATGGGAGTGGACGTGGTAATGAGTCACTTGGAAACAGCACGTACCATGGCACAACACGGGCAACTCTACTGCAGCAACGCCCAGACCAAACTGCAGG GGTTTCAGGAGCAGCCGGAGCTGCTGGAGATCTTCCTCACGGAGTTCCAGATGCGTTTGCTGTGGGGCAGCCGGGGAGTGGTGGCAAGCCAGGCAGAGCGTTACCAGAAATTTGACAAGGTCCTGACAGCCCTGTCCAACAAGCTGGAGCCCCCTGGTGGGCAAAGGGTAGAAAGAACCTGA
- the sh2d3cb gene encoding SH2 domain containing 3Cb isoform X2 — MKQEENHQPQAGLVTLLPFLRRMLTCHSVTIKFSKERYLLDSPPEKLRKELEEELKRSSDDMSSHGWYHGLMPREVSETLVLRNGDFLIRDSLTSMGDYVLTSRWSHKVLHFVIGKVLVESGTFRPRVQYQLGRESFDSVAALVHFYVGSQKPLSLESGAHIYCPINRTLPLRILEAAFTMTNSKQDPASPLSSLRRTFIQKQGVTLEDRPRTLLTMPHRLSSSMDQIQMIQSPLSPLGECVPSTAYNTISHHRSPSGSKLFNASTQLLDSNCFSEHRLSPKTLLSPYSSLKISKPHPSKAPVLSSEGYEGGYEGLGHSRGIFSVPLVEKESSFKPGQYRSLLMPAENKPLEAGILKRVKELLTEVDARTAAWHITKADCMVARILNVSEEMQQKMAVSSGLELLTLPHGQQLRLDLWERFHTMSFMMAAELLGCTGSREERAAFLFKVILLASELKSSQGNMFGFATIMRALELRQVKRLEQTWITLRQRHTEGAILYEKKLKPYLKSMNEGNLENCIPSDTTFPHVVPLLSLLERGVAVGEEAELWECTDMGVDVVMSHLETARTMAQHGQLYCSNAQTKLQGFQEQPELLEIFLTEFQMRLLWGSRGVVASQAERYQKFDKVLTALSNKLEPPGGQRVERT; from the exons ATGAAACAGGAAGAGAATCACCAACCACAAGCAGGATTGGTCACCTTACTTCCCTTCCTGAGAAGGATGTTGACTTGCCACAGCGTGACTATAAAA TTCTCCAAGGAGAGGTACCTGCTTGACAGCCCACCTGAGAAGCTTCGGAAGGAGTTAGAGGAGGAACTGAAGCGAAGCAGCGATGATATGAGCAGCCATGGCTGGTACCATGGCCTCATGCCCCGAGAG GTGTCAGAGACGCTGGTCCTGCGAAATGGAGACTTCCTGATACGGGACTCACTCACAAGCATGGGCGACTACGTACTGACCAGCCGCTGGAGCCACAAGGTTCTGCACTTCGTCATTGGCAAAGTTCTGGTGGAGTCCGGCACCTTTCGCCCTCGGGTCCAGTATCAGCTGGGGAGGGAGAGCTTTGACTCGGTAGCTGCCCTCGTCCACTTCTATGTGGGAAGTCAAAAGCCCTTGTCACTGGAGAGCGGTGCACACATCTACTGCCCCATCAACCGGACCCTTCCCCTGCGCATTCTGGAGGCAGCCTTCACCATGACTAACAGCAAGCAAGACCCAGCCAGTCCCTTATCTAGCTTGAGGAGAACGTTTATCCAGAAGCAAGGTGTCACCCTGGAGGACAGGCCCAGGACACTGCTGACCATGCCTCACAG ATTATCCAGCAGTATGGATCAGATCCAGATGATACAGTCTCCACTGTCACCTCTTGGAGAGTGTGTTCCCTCTACAGCCTACAATACCA TCTCCCATCATAGAAGTCCATCTGGCAGTAAGTTGTTCAACGCTTCGACCCAGTTGCTGGACTCGAATTGCTTCAGCGAGCACAGACTCAGCCCAAAGACCCTACTCAGTCCCTACTCCTCCCTAAAGATCTCCAAGCCCCATCCTTCCAAAGCACCTGTCCTATCCAGTGAAGGCTATGAGGGGGGCTATGAGGGGCTGGGGCATAGCAGAGGGATCTTCAGTGTCCCTCTGGTGGAGAAGGAGTCGTCCTTCAAACCCGGACAGTATAGGTCACTGCTGATGCCCGCAGAGAACAAACCCTTGGAGGCAGGCATCCTTAAGCGGGTGAAGGAGCTGCTGACCGAAGTCGATGCCAGGACCGCCGCCTGGCACATCACCAAGGCGGACTGCATG GTTGCTAGGATACTGAACGTTTCTGAGGAGATGCAGCAGAAGATGGCAGTGAGTTCCGGTCTGGAGCTGCTGACTCTCCCACATGGACAACAACTCCGCCTGGACTTGTGGGAAAG ATTCCACACCATGTCATTTATGATGGCAGCTGAACTGCTGGGCTGCACCGGGAGCAGGGAAGAGAGGGCTGCCTTTCTCTTCAAGGTCATCCTGCTGGCCTCCGAGCTCAAGAGCAGCCAGGGCAACATGTTTGGCTTTGCCACAATCATGAGAGCACTGGAGCTACGCCAG GTCAAGAGGTTGGAGCAGACGTGGATCACACTCCGGCAGAGGCACACAGAGGGAGCTATCCTGTACGAAAAGAAACTCAAACCTTATTTGAAGAGCATGAATGAAGGCAATCTAG AAAACTGCATACCCTCTGACACCACCTTCCCTCACGTGGTGCCGCTGCTGTCTCTGCTGGAGAGGGGAGTGGCTGTGGGCGAGGAGGCGGAGCTTTGGGAGTGCACAGACATGGGAGTGGACGTGGTAATGAGTCACTTGGAAACAGCACGTACCATGGCACAACACGGGCAACTCTACTGCAGCAACGCCCAGACCAAACTGCAGG GGTTTCAGGAGCAGCCGGAGCTGCTGGAGATCTTCCTCACGGAGTTCCAGATGCGTTTGCTGTGGGGCAGCCGGGGAGTGGTGGCAAGCCAGGCAGAGCGTTACCAGAAATTTGACAAGGTCCTGACAGCCCTGTCCAACAAGCTGGAGCCCCCTGGTGGGCAAAGGGTAGAAAGAACCTGA